A DNA window from Danio aesculapii chromosome 14, fDanAes4.1, whole genome shotgun sequence contains the following coding sequences:
- the pcdh2ab1 gene encoding protocadherin 2 alpha b 1 translates to MFISTQGNIIVCFSLALTCYLLKTVTGQISYNVLEEVKQGTTVGNIAKDINLSVKELQSRGFRIVSGSKKQYFSVNLDTGALQVNERIDREELCAGSVACSVNLEAVVNSPLQLYRVRINILDINDNSPAFPTSSVVINVSESTAPGVRFPLESAHDADIGVNSIKTCKLTTNDYFILDVQTHTDKTISAELVLQKALDREKTPRLEFTVTALDGGSPARTGTVMIEVNVLDINDHAPVFSKTLYKVSIAENAPVGTTVARLQARDLDEGLNAVIVYSFVDRTPRNIMERFEIDAQSGDVKIKGDIDYEENTAFEIRVQAIDKGPVTMSGHTKLLIEVLDVNDNPPDVTVTSLLSPVEENAGRGTVIALMTVSDPDSGKNGAVRVRLSGFNPFKLQSSFQNYYSLVLDGVLDRESVTEYNVTVIAEDEGSPSMSRVKIIQVEVSDVNDNAPRFASSVEYAYLRENSKVGTVIITLTASDADIRDNAHVTYSLLQSSVGGTPVSALLKVNSLTGEIESMQSFNYEEIKTFEFKVQATDSGVPPLSSDVTVNVFVLDENDNSPAILAPYSELGSVNNENIPYSADAGYFVAKIRAVDADSGYNALLSYHISEPKGNNLFRIGTSSGEIRTKRRMSDNDLKTHPLVILVSDNGEPSLSATVSIDAVVVESGSDVKTPFRHAPVKEESFSDLNLYLLIAIVSVSVIFLLSLISLIAVKCHRTDSSLGRYSAPMITTHPDGSWSYSKSTQQYDVCFSSDTLKSDVVVFPAPFPPADAELISINGGDTFTRTQTLPNKEKATIQG, encoded by the coding sequence ATGTTTATATCTACACAAGGGAATATAATCGTGTGCTTTTCATTGGCTTTGACCTGCTATCTCCTGAAGACTGTAACAGGACAGATCTCATACAACGTGCTGGAAGAGGTGAAACAGGGAACCACGGTGGGTAATATAGCTAAAGACATTAACCTCTCAGTTAAAGAGCTGCAATCCAGGGGCTTTCGCATCGTGTCAGGCTCTAAAAAGCAGTATTTTAGCGTGAATTTAGATACTGGGGCTTTGCAGGTGAATGAAAGGATTGATCGAGAAGAGCTTTGCGCAGGCTCAGTCGCATGCTCTGTTAATCTGGAAGCAGTGGTGAACAGTCCTCTGCAGCTCTATCGGGTGAGAATCAACATTCTGGATATTAACGACAACTCTCCAGCGTTTCCTACGAGCTCTGTCGTGATTAACGTTAGTGAAAGCACCGCGCCCGGTGTGCGCTTTCCACTGGAGAGTGCGCATGATGCTGACATCGGAGTGAATTCAATTAAAACCTGCAAGCTAACCACTAATGATTACTTCATTTTAGATGTACAAACTCATACTGATAAGACGATATCGGCAGAGTTAGTCCTTCAGAAGGCTTTAGACCGAGAGAAGACTCCTCGGCTCGAGTTTACAGTGACTGCGTTGGATGGTGGATCGCCTGCTCGGACAGGAACTGTAATGATCGAAGTGAATGTGTTAGATATCAATGACCATGCTCCGGTTTTTAGTAAAACTCTATATAAAGTGTCCATAGCTGAGAATGCACCAGTTGGCACCACAGTAGCCAGATTACAAGCTCGAGATCTTGACGAAGGACTGAACGCGGTGATCGTTTACTCTTTTGTCGATCGAACGCCTCGGAATATCATGGAGAGGTTTGAAATTGATGCACAGAGTGGAGATGTGAAAATCAAAGGGGATATTGATTATGAGGAGAATACGGCTTTTGAGATCAGAGTTCAAGCTATTGATAAAGGTCCGGTGACTATGTCGGGTCATACTAAGCTTCTAATTGAAGTCCTTGATGTTAATGATAATCCCCCAGACGTTACTGTAACATCACTTCTGAGCCCGGTGGAGGAAAATGCAGGGAGAGGAACAGTAATCGCGTTAATGACTGTATCAGATCCAGACTCTGGTAAAAACGGAGCCGTGCGTGTTCGTCTTTCTGgattcaatccatttaaattacaGTCGTCCTTCCAGAATTATTATTCGTTAGTTTTAGATGGCGTATTAGATCGGGAAAGTGTTACAGAGTATAACGTTACAGTAATTGCTGAAGATGAAGGGTCACCTTCAATGTCTAGAGTTAAAATAATACAAGTGGAGGTCTCTGATGTGAATGACAATGCGCCTCGCTTCGCAAGTAGTGTTGAGTATGCGTATCTGCGAGAAAATAGCAAAGTGGGGACTGTTATAATCACACTGACAGCATCTGATGCTGATATCAGAGACAATGCACATGTAACATATTCTTTACTTCAGAGTTCAGTTGGTGGTACACCTGTTTCAGCACTTCTGAAAGTGAACTCGCTGACTGGAGAGATCGAGAGCATGCAGTCGTTTAACTATGAGGAGAtcaaaacatttgagtttaaaGTTCAGGCCACAGACTCTGGTGTTCCTCCGCTCAGCAGTGACGTGACTGTAAATGTTTTTGTCCTGGATGAGAATGACAACAGTCCCGCGATTCTCGCGCCCTATTCCGAGCTCGGTTCCGTTAACAACGAGAACATTCCCTATTCTGCTGACGCGGGCTACTTTGTGGCCAAGATCAGGGCTGTAGATGCAGATTCTGGTTACAATGCGCTGTTGTCCTACCACATCTCTGAGCCCAAAGGAAACAATCTGTTCCGAATCGGAACCAGCAGCGGGGAGATCAGAACTAAGAGGAGAATGAGTGACAATGACCTGAAAACTCACCCGCTGGTCATTTTGGTTTCTGATAACGGAGAGCCCTCACTGTCAGCGACTGTGTCTATTGATGCTGTGGTTGTTGAAAGCGGAAGTGACGTCAAGACTCCATTCAGACACGCGCCGGTAAAGGAGGAGAGTTTCTCGGATTTAAATCTGTATCTGCTGATCGCCATTGTGAGTGTGTCCGTCATCTTTTTACTGAGCCTCATCAGTTTGATAGCTGTAAAATGCCACAGGACAGACAGCAGTTTGGGCAGGTACAGCGCCCCGATGATCACCACACACCCTGACGGGAGCTGGTCTTACTCCAAATCTACTCAGCAGTATGACGTGTGTTTTAGCTCAGACACACTGAAGAGTGACGTAGTGGTTTTCCCTGCGCCATTTCCGCCTGCAGATGCAGAACTGATCAGTATTAATGGAGGAGACACTTTCACCAGAACACAAACACTGCCTAATAAAGAGAAG